A single Aspergillus chevalieri M1 DNA, chromosome 3, nearly complete sequence DNA region contains:
- a CDS encoding uncharacterized protein (COG:S;~EggNog:ENOG410PY5H;~InterPro:IPR016191;~SECRETED:SignalP(1-19);~go_function: GO:0003723 - RNA binding [Evidence IEA];~go_function: GO:0004540 - ribonuclease activity [Evidence IEA]) has translation MHLFSILIPLALLTSPILATPVDLEARAGGTVRCTATNTSKSKHTSKSWTVSVEDAKNLVQRAGVKGADKTGYPHAFGNADKLQWDPAACKKTNIDLLEYPVFWQGAKQINPDKKINEQAHTPIRVVYANAGGTPVYCGIMIHSEVKQEPDDNKSWIGEAGFSKCT, from the exons ATGCATCTGTTTAGTATCCTGATCCCTCTTGCTCTCCTTACAAGCCCCATCCTCGCAACTCCCGTTGATCTCGAGGCCCGCGCAGGC GGCACCGTCCGTTGCACAGCAACAAACACCAGCAAGAGCAAACACACCTCCAAGTCCTGGACCGTCAGCGTCGAGGATGCCAAGAACCTCGTCCAAAGAGCCGGTGTCAAAGGCGCTGACAAGACTGGATACCCGCACGCATTTGGAAACGCGGACAAACTTCAATGGGACCCTGCTGCCTGCAAGAAGACCAACATCGATTTGTTGGAGTACCCTGTTTTCTGGCAGGGTGCGAAGCAGATCAACCCAGACAAGAAGATTAATGAGCAAGCGCACACGCCTATTCGTGTTGTGTATGCGAATGCCGGGGGCACGCCTGTTTACTGTGGTATCATGATTCATAGCGAGGTTAAGCAGGAACCGGATGATAACAAGTCTTGGATTGGTGAGGCTGGGTTCAGCAAGTGTACCTAG
- the PUF6 gene encoding uncharacterized protein (COG:J;~EggNog:ENOG410PGYR;~InterPro:IPR001313,IPR016024,IPR040059,IPR012959, IPR033133;~PFAM:PF08144;~go_function: GO:0003723 - RNA binding [Evidence IEA]), translating to MAGLKRAVDTKDERNGKRTKVKGGDVAPQKTKAAAPVKKAVSKPDLKKKDPAESGKTDKKNGKNKKKVEESEEEEDEDEFDIDDLSDFEGEKDENEDIDMGGLSDEGGDDDEEEEEDSEDEEEEKKPKAGSQSNGKASEPEKNNNSRESHAKQKALQQERKAAKPNSDIIARSKQLWERLRRKSHVPLEERKKLIAELYSIIGGRVKDFVFKHDSVRVIQTALKYANTEQRKQIARELKGSYVELAQSRYAKFLIGKLIVHGDTEIRDIIIPEFYGHVKRLIRHPEGSWILDDIYRQVATKDQKANLLREWYGPEFAIFRDKSAVPSADLSEILTKNPEKRSPVMHFLHELINQLVQKQSTGFTMLHDAMLQYFLNTKTGSTDASEFIELLKGDEEGDLVKNLAFTKSGSRLLCLALAQSNAKDRKLLIRNFRDTVKMMASDLHGHTVILTAFEVIDDTKLTAKTFFTELLNQNDDAETRNEELMYQVNDLTGRIPILFPFAGDRVKWLLPDSTSEALKEIREVRKETSKKDPEVRRQELVKAASPTLLELITARADSLLETSFGCQLLSEVLFDADGDKTAALTAVAEAAKSRSDTKDSPFVGRLLKSLVQGGRFNAATKTVEKVQPALNFHTYLYEQIQDEIMTWATGSNVFVVVALAESDEFEKKNELLKTLKKNKKALEKVIVDAAAEAGKGGKKGKAGPTSSGAKLLLEKV from the exons ATGGCCGGTTTGAAGCGCGCTGTGGACACCAAAGACGAGCGCAATGGCAAGCGGACAAAAGTGAAGGGAGGCGATGTCGCTCCGCAGAAGACGAAAGCGGCCGCGCCTGTGAAAAAGGCGGTTTCTAAGCCTgacttgaagaagaaggatccCGCCGAGTCTGGAAAGACAGATAAGAAGAAtgggaagaacaagaagaaggtgGAGGagtctgaagaagaagaagatgaggatgaattTGATATCGACGATCTTTCGGACTTTGAGGGTGAGAAGGATGAGAATGAGGATATTGATATGGGTGGATTGAGTGATGAGGGtggcgacgatgacgaagaggaggaagaagattccgaggatgaggaagaagaaaagaagcccaAGGCTGGCTCACAGTCGAATGGGAAAGCATCGGAGCCTGAAAAGA ACAACAACTCGCGCGAATCGCATGCGAAACAAAAAGCCCTCCAGCAAGAGCGCAAAGCCGCCAAACCCAACTCCGACATCATCGCCCGATCCAAACAACTCTGGGAACGCCTACGTCGCAAGTCGCATGTTCCACTCGAAGAGCGGAAGAAGCTTATCGCAGAACTCTACAGTATCATCGGTGGTCGCGTGAAGGATTTCGTTTTCAAGCACGACTCGGTCCGTGTCATCCAAACCGCCTTGAAGTACGCAAACACCGAACAACGGAAGCAGATTGCACGTGAACTGAAAGGTAGCTACGTCGAGCTGGCACAGAGCCGGTACGCCAAGTTCTTGATTGGAAAGTTGATTGTGCACGGAGATACCGAGATCCGGGATATTATCATCCCCGAGTTCTATGGTCACGTCAAGCGTCTTATTCGGCACCCCGAGGGCTCTTGGATTCTGGATGATATCTACAGACAAGTCGCGACCAAGGACCAGAAGGCCAATCTGCTTAGGGAATGGTACGGGCCGGAGTTTGCGATTTTCAGAGATAAGAGCGCAGTCCCCTCCGCAGACCTATCCGAGATCCTCACAAAGAACCCGGAGAAGCGATCGCCGGTGATGCACTTCCTGCACGAACTGATCAACCAGCTGGTGCAGAAGCAGAGTACGGGATTCACGATGCTGCACGATGCGATGTTGCAATATTTCCTGAACACGAAGACGGGCAGCACCGATGCCAGCGAATTCATCGAGCTGCTCAAGGGTGACGAAGAGGGTGATCTAGTCAAGAACTTGGCTTTTACCAAGTCCGGATCGCGGTTGTTGTGCCTTGCTCTGGCGCAATCGAACGCAAAGGACCGAAAGCTTTTGATCAGGAACTTCAGAGATACGGTCAAGATGATGGCCAGTGACCTTCACGGGCATACTGTCATCCTGACAGCCTTTGAAGTGATCGACGATACCAAGCTTACCGCAAAGACATTCTTCACCGAGCTGCTGAACCAGAACGACGACGCGGAGACTAGAAATGAAGAGCTGATGTACCAGGTGAATGACCTGACGGGTCGTATCCCCATCCTCTTCCCATTCGCCGGTGACCGCGTCAAGTGGCTCCTCCCAGATTCAACCTCGGAAGCCCTCAAGGAAATCCGCGAGGTCCGCAAGGAGACCTCGAAGAAGGATCCCGAAGTCCGCCGACAAGAACTCGTCAAGGCAGCCTCGCCAACACTCCTCGAACTGATCACCGCCCGCGCAGACTCCCTCCTCGAAACAAGTTTCGGCTGCCAGCTCCTCTCCGAGGTCCTCTTCGACGCTGACGGCGACAAGACCGCCGCCTTGACCGCCGTCGCCGAAGCCGCCAAGTCGCGCTCCGACACCAAGGACTCACCGTTCGTGGGACGACTGCTCAAGTCCCTCGTACAAGGCGGTCGCTTCAACGCCGCGACCAAGACGGTCGAGAAGGTCCAGCCTGCGCTCAACTTCCACACATACCTGTACGAGCAGATCCAGGACGAGATCATGACATGGGCCACTGGCTCGAACGTGTTCGTGGTCGTGGCATTGGCAGAGTCAGACGAGttcgagaagaagaacgaaCTCCTCAAGACACtaaagaagaacaagaaggcgTTGGAGAAGGTCATTGTCGATGCCGCAGCTGAGGCAGGCAAGGGTGGAAAGAAGGGCAAGGCTGGTCCCACGAGTAGCGGGGCGAAGTTGTTGCTGGAGAAGGTTTAA
- a CDS encoding uncharacterized protein (COG:S;~EggNog:ENOG410PXX7;~InterPro:IPR022085;~PFAM:PF12311), which produces MSNSDYSEEFEDKPLPLNLYDENDDERDLWIKPRLESLANGTLTPNQLAIDVDTRITEDTNRKHDELMKRPDPCHLTEEEEEDEMHIVPRPRYHISPLFSAIVRLCTAFPACHPGQTRIVEFLLALQSLPRHEIYAGLPPEDPSEPYLTVPLWRFEEEEGHWQMFPTYFQEEMKVWLAPYRLRNLNVAMARLTALKLCNCARLSALLYILPSNNEYPDLEKRPIDGPNKLGNNLIAAAQWILPQEEGQFVYQECKKFESDPEWRKIWCMAHWREWKRQFAFVAGDERFAVRYREVAERAYRQMLVYEEEDTKGQ; this is translated from the exons ATGTCGAACTCAGACTACTCAGAGGAGTTCGAGGACAAACCACTCCCTTTGAACTTGTATGACGAAAATGACGATGAGAGAGATCTCTGGATCAAACCAAGACTAGAGAGCCTGGCCAATGGGACTCTAACTCCCAATCAGCTGGCAATTGATGTCGACACCAGAATCACAGAGGATACAAACCGGAAACAtgacgagttgatgaaacgGCCCGACCCCTGCCATCTGactgaggaagaagaagaagacgagatgCACATAGTGCCCCGTCCCAGATACCACATTTCTCCATTGTTTTCGGCCATTGTGCGCCTCTGCACGGCCTTTCCGGCCTGTCACCCGGGACAGACTCGAATTGTTGAATTCCTTCTCGCACTGCAATCCCTTCCCCGCCATGAAATCTATGCAGGTCTGCCCCCGGAGGACCCGAGCGAGCCGTATCTGACGGTGCCACTCTGGCGttttgaggaggaagaaggacaCTGGCAGATGTTTCCAACTTACTTCCAGGAAGAGATGAAAG TATGGCTCGCTCCGTACCGCTTGCGGAACCTCAACGTTGCCATGGCCCGATTGACTGCCCTGAAACTCTGCAACTGCGCTAGGTTAAGCGCTCTTCTCTATATTCTGCCATCAAATAACGAATATCCGGATCTGGAGAAGCGTCCCATCGATGGGCCAAATAAGCTCGGCAACAACTTGATTGCAGCTGCCCAGTGGATCCTGCCACAGGAAGAGGGCCAATTTGTCTATCAAGAGTGCAAAAAGTTTGAAAGTGATCCGGAGTGGAGGAAGATCTGGTGTATGGCGCATTGGAGGGAATGGAAGCGTCAGTTTGCTTTTGTTGCGGGGGATGAGCGATTCGCTGTGAGGTACAGGGAGGTGGCTGAGCGGGCTTATCGTCAGATGCTTGTatacgaggaggaagataccAAAGGCCAGTAG
- the RAD51 gene encoding recombinase RAD51 (COG:L;~EggNog:ENOG410PFFB;~InterPro:IPR016467,IPR027417,IPR003593,IPR011941, IPR010995,IPR033925,IPR020588,IPR020587,IPR013632;~PFAM:PF13481,PF08423,PF00154;~go_function: GO:0000150 - recombinase activity [Evidence IEA];~go_function: GO:0000166 - nucleotide binding [Evidence IEA];~go_function: GO:0003677 - DNA binding [Evidence IEA];~go_function: GO:0003690 - double-stranded DNA binding [Evidence IEA];~go_function: GO:0003697 - single-stranded DNA binding [Evidence IEA];~go_function: GO:0005524 - ATP binding [Evidence IEA];~go_function: GO:0008094 - DNA-dependent ATPase activity [Evidence IEA];~go_process: GO:0000724 - double-strand break repair via homologous recombination [Evidence IEA];~go_process: GO:0006259 - DNA metabolic process [Evidence IEA];~go_process: GO:0006281 - DNA repair [Evidence IEA];~go_process: GO:1990426 - mitotic recombination-dependent replication fork processing [Evidence IEA]) translates to MAGEVESQNEYLDENGLPGPGAPTPLSALEGVAGLTGRDIKLFVDAGYHTVESIAYTPKRLLEQIKGISEQKATKILVEAAKLVPMGFTTATEMHARRSELISITTGSKQLDTLLGGGIETGSITEIFGEFRTGKSQICHTIAVTCQLPFDMGGGEGKCLYIDTEGTFRPVRLLAVAQRFGLVGEEVLDNVAYARAYNSDHQLQLLNQASQMMCETRFSLLVVDSATSLYRTDFNGRGELSSRQTHLAKFMRTLQRLADEFGIAVVITNQVVAQVDGGPSAMFNPDPKKPIGGNIIAHASTTRLSLKKGRGETRVCKIYDSPCLPESDALFAINEDGIGDPSPKDLENE, encoded by the exons ATGGCCGGCGAAGTTGAGTCCCAGAATGAATACCTTGACGAGAATGGGCTCCCAGGCCCAGGAGCACCCACCCCGCTCTCGGCGCTGGAG GGTGTTGCAGGTTTGACAGGAAGAGACATCAAGCTGTTCGTCGATGCGGGCTACCACACCGTTGAATCAATCGCATATAC GCCGAAACGTTTGTTGGAACAAATCAAGGGTATCTCGGAGCAAAAGGCTACTAAAATCCTCGTCGAAG CTGCCAAACTTGTCCCCATGGGATTTACAACCGCAACTGAGATGCACGCCCGACGAAGCGAGCTTATTTCGATCACGACCGGATCCAAACAACTGGACACACTCTTGGGAGGTGGGATAGAAACGGGCTCCATCACCGAGATCTTCGGAGAGTTCAGAACAGGGAAGAGTCAAATATGCCATACAATTGCAGTCACCTGCCAATTACCGTTCGACATGGGAGGTGGTGAGGGTAAATGCCTGTATATCGATACCGAGGGAACATTCCGGCCCGTGCGGTTGTTGGCCGTCGCTCAACGGTTTGGATTGGTTGGAGAGGAGGTTCTTGATAACGTCGCCTATGCCCGAGCATATAACTCAGACCACCAGCTTCAGCTCTTGAACCAAGCGTCTCAGATGATGTGCGAGACACGCTTTTCGCTCCTTGTCGTCGACTCCGCTACCTCGCTATACCGTACCGATTTCAACGGCCGTGGAGAGTTGTCGTCTCGACAGACTCACCTAGCTAAATTCATGCGCACGCTGCAACGACTAGCAGACGAGTTTGGCATTGCTGTTGTCATCACAAACCAGGTTGTTGCTCAGGTTGACGGCGGCCCGAGTGCGATGTTCAACCCCGATCCCAAGAAACCGATTGGTGGTAACATCATTGCGCATGCTAGTACGACTCGATTAAGCTTGAAGAAGGGGAGAGGTGAGACGCGAGTTTGCAAGATTTACGACAGTCCATGCTTGCCTGAGAGTGATGCTCTCTTCGCTATCAACGAGGACGGTATTGGAGATCCTAGCCCGAAGGACTTGGAGAATGAATAG
- a CDS encoding uncharacterized protein (COG:S;~EggNog:ENOG410PV13), with product MDSFNPWDSQGPPFDISNNFVEPSAEISPEIKEPDMLIPLTRAKEYPTTHIHGYTYVIASKGRTQVEMEHLPDTIQYAKRQPFGRKRPVYCPFLGFQVKKWTWKCSGIYACEFLSPFLQSYHHTSVDEGTWQEIQKSQKDVQILESDIRKRNAYSYYRSKASFFKKGHACIDQLPTCKAVFKRYNQMDVHGEYAPFIGCINGSYGGLTKHHMGQIQGHTAIDLQFLEDLFNKEILPATEECGVFEPLSSRRKYCDRDHPQGSGRLKHTPCDVIFNALVPTNIEQCPYIIFTSHGVHKHPPPPPSKAPERILGGVKRIIEQIRDPNLTTAQFLRNPQLEEFCRQYNASTLAEIHSSFCNKDRIAAIIQKQRLISYPNGQDINGLIFLQNTDRHLKDYIQEYYHDPQGIMVLCAFREQIQLLSRLSSFEIDMSYKRIRSKDINEVLFATFLPDQCKIITLLRVFTSTDSTEGYYLLFKRVFDLVQRVSSQPVLFDSIHGSGIHGIIVDMDSKQYTGLGQYLSEIDPQHQDIIWHLQRIIVFCRVHFQRSILKAIGTNNQGSPLWSRMMSLLDCRSEDDYDRLLDLLITYENANVQNWAVQKKGKVIKAGLNKACSKIQPHYFDVLRNHTNAVEQSHQKSYASGKYLTLVQAVKNSAKLDRDDIVQYNNFQDFNIHHSYRTSNMEANYLRHMSRERSRKRRRSALSISSEIESGSSASPLLPGNTRSRSQTSSRNGDNESMRSSDLRRTISTNVLNLEQRRQVIELENLEIELQQKKANLKKQEEDIRLQQLQNEKLELDLMERRMRIQEHDST from the exons ATGGACTCTTTCAACCCTTGGGACTCCCAGGGGCCTCCATTCGATATCAGCAATAATTTTGTCGAGCCAAGCGCTGAGATCTCCCCTGAAATCAAG GAACCGGATATGCTTATTCCACTTACAAGAGCTAAAG AGTATCCCACAACTCATATACATGGTTATACATATGTTATTGCTTCCAAAGGACGAACACAGGTTGAAATGGAACATCTTCCAGATACT ATTCAATATGCAAAACGACAGCCTTTTGGACGAAAAAGACCTGTTTACTGCCCATTTCTTGGATTTCAAGTTAAGAAATGGACAtggaaatgctctgggaTTTATGCATGTGAATTCCTGAGCCCATTTCTCCAgtcctatcatcatacatctGTTGATGAAGGTACTTGGCAAGAAATTCAAAAGTCTCAGAAAGATGTCCAGATCTTAGAGTCTGATATCAGAAAGCGCAATGCATATAG TTATTATCGGTCAAAGGCTTCTTTCTTTAAGAAGGGCCATGCCTGTATTGATCAACTTCCAACATGCAAAGCGGTTTTTAAAAGATATAACCAGATG GATGTTCATGGAGAATACGCCCCATTCATTGGCTGTATAAATGGATCATATGGAGGTTTAACTAAACATCATATGGGGCAAATTCAAGGACATACAGCCATAGACTTGCAGTTTCTTGAAGATCTTTTTAATAAAGAGATCTTGCCAGCtactgaagaatgtggtgtttttgaaccTCTCTCAAGCCGCCGAAAGTACTGCG ATCGAGATCATCCTCAGGGGTCTGGTCGGTTGAAGCACACCCCTTGTGATGTTATTTTCAATGCTCTAGTACCCACAAATATAGAGCAATGTCCATATATAATATTTACTTCACATGGGGTTCATaaacatccaccaccaccaccaagcaaggcacctGAAAGGATTCTAGGGGGTGTGAAAAGGATTATTGAACAAATTCGGGATCCTAATTTAACAACAG CTCAATTTCTTCGAAATCCACAACTTGAAGAATTCTGTCGGCAGTACAatgcttctacattagcagagattCACTCTAGCTTTTGTAATAAAGATCGAATTGCAGCAATAATTCAAAAGCAGCGTCTTATTTCATAtcctaatggacaggatattaatggcCTTATTTTCCTTCAAAATACTGACCGGCATTTAAAA GATTATATCCAAGAATATTATCATGATCCCCAGGGTATTATGGTTCTATGTGCTTTTAGAGAGCAAATTCAACTTCTTTCACGTCTCTCATCTTTTgagattgatatgtcttATAAACGAATACGGTCAAAAGATATTAATGAGGTGCTTTTTGCTACATTCCTGCCAGACCAATGCAAAA TTATTACTTTACTGcgagtctttaccagtaCTGATTCTACTGAGGGGTAttatttacttttcaagcgagtTTTTGACCTAGTCCAGAGGGTCTCCTCTCAGCCAGTTCTTTTTGATTCCATCCATGGGTCTGGAATCcatggtattattgtcgATATGGATTCGAAACAATATACTG GACTTGgtcaatatctttctgaaattgatcctcaacaccaagacatTATATGGCATTTACAGCGTATCATTGTCTTCTGCAGGGTTCATTTCCAACGGTCAATCTTGAAAGCTATTGGAACCAATAACCAAGGCTCTCCCCTTTGGAGCCGCATGATGAGTCTTTTAGACTGCAGATCAGAGGATGATTATGATAGATTATTAGATCTTCTGATAA CATATGAGAATGCTAATGTCCAGAATTGGGCGGTTCAAAAGAAAGGCAAAGTAATCAAAGCTGGGTTGAATAAAGCATGCTCTAAAATCCAACCTCATTACTTTGATGTGCTGCGAAAtcatacaaatgctgttgagcagtCCCATCAGAAATCATATGCATCTGGCAAGTATCTAACTTTGGTACAGGCAGTTAAGAA TTCTGCGAAGCTAGATAGGGATGATATTGTGCAGTACAATAACTTTCAGGActtcaatattcatcattcataccGAACTTCTAATATGGAAGCTAACTACCTTCGGCAtatgagtcgggaaa GGAGCCGAAAGCGCCGCAGGTCTGCCTTATCTATTTCATCTGAAATTGAATCAGGCTCATCAGCTTCACCCTTACTGCCAGGAAATACAAGGTCAAGGTCACAAACCTCCTCAAGAAATGgtgataatga GTCAATGAGATCAAGTGATCTTCGACGTACTATTTCAACAAATGTCTTAAATCTTGAACAGAGACGTCAAGTGATTGAGCTAGAGAATCTTGAAATAGAGCTTCAACAAAAGAAAGCTAATCTCAAAAAGCAAGAGGAGGATATTCGCCTGCAACAACTTCAAAATGAGAAGTTGGAACTTGATCTTATGGAGAGAAGAATGCGGATACAGGAACATGACTCAACATGA
- a CDS encoding ankyrin repeat domain-containing protein (InterPro:IPR036770,IPR020683;~PFAM:PF12796) produces the protein MGSALAHAVLADNIPLASFLLADAGVDPNEPRMYGGRPPIVSTAHLGMFEMMDLLMKHGAQVKGTNALFNVMTSDRMDVLSYLVNRKGVDVNTIQPVEESGELIPGPVLHLAVQMRNSKWVRLLLKKFGANPLVKDQSGKTAVDWARCIGDPAIHKQLDLTYSKCQII, from the coding sequence ATGGGGAGTGCTCTTGCTCATGCAGTGCTGGCTGATAATATACCCTTGGCATCCTTTCTCCTTGCTGATGCTGGCGTCGACCCAAATGAGCCCAGGATGTATGGGGGGCGGCCTCCAATTGTATCAACAGCGCACCTTGGGATGTTTGAGATGATGGACTTGCTCATGAAGCACGGCGCTCAGGTCAAGGGGACCAATGCACTGTTTAATGTTATGACTAGTGATCGCATGGATGTGCTTTCCTACCTGGTAAACAGAAAGGGTGTGGACGTCAACACGATTCAGCCAGTTGAAGAGTCAGGAGAACTTATTCCTGGGCCAGTATTGCATCTTGCAGTTCAAATGAGGAACTCAAAATGGGTGCGGCTTTTGCTCAAGAAGTTTGGAGCAAATCCATTGGTCAAGGATCAAAGTGGGAAAACGGCTGTGGATTGGGCAAGGTGCATCGGTGACCCTGCTATCCATAAACAGCTTGATTTGACATACAGCAAATGCCAGATTATCTAG
- a CDS encoding uncharacterized protein (COG:S;~EggNog:ENOG410PR2Q) has translation MVPFRNFLARKSGAFNGAQTENNNNEDERPSTDSQRGTPLSVRTSSDNPEPPEYKLSVVDDNGSYLPPSPPEKQSFWSRYPGSNRSSNNHRNLVNENEPFSISRESFDSYRRSFDISARSPVSYSDTMPSRTSLDSRFSRITSPSLGHNAFDRPEPMEEEQFEDVGLNDDEVKLPPKKRGVFSRFGDLNFANSNDSQSSAGSKISSSFGFHLPGRKRGQSGAGSELGTVNPPSVDPNVNEQ, from the exons ATGGTGCCCTTTCGTAACTTCCTGGCCAGAAAATCCGGTGCTTTCAACGGCGCGCAAACCGAGAATAACAACAATGAAGACGAGCGCCCTTCCACGGATAGCCAGCGCGGGACTCCCCTGAGCGTCAGGACGAGCAGCGACAACCCCGAACCTCCAGAGTACAAATTGAGCG TTGTCGATGACAATGGTTCTTATCTACCG CCCTCACCACCAGAGAAACAAAGCTTTTGGAGCAGATACCCTGGCTCAAACAGGTCGTCGAATAACCATCGAAATCTTGTCAATGAAAATGAGCCATTCTCGATATCTCGCGAGTCGTTTGACTCTTATCGTCGGTCCTTT GATATTTCTGCCCGTTCTCCCGTGAGTTATAGCGACACAATGCCATCCCGAACTTCCCTTGACTCGCGCTTTTCCCGCATCACATCCCCTTCTCTGGGACACAACGCATTCGACAGGCCAGAACCCATGGAAGAGGAGCAATTCGAAGACGTCGGGCTTAATGATGACGAAGTGAAGCTGCCGCCAAAAAAGAGGGGTGTATTCTCGCGATTTGGCGACTTGAACTTTGCAAACTCGAATGACTCCCAGTCTTCAGCTGGCTCGAAAATCTCGTCTTCATTTGGCTTTCATCTTCCGGGGAGGAAACGAGGGCAGAGCGGTGCGGGGTCTGAGCTAGGCACGGTGAACCCACCATCTGTTGACCCTAATGTAAATGAACAGTAA
- a CDS encoding uncharacterized protein (COG:S;~EggNog:ENOG410PS0W), translating into MKFWVGWEMWQKLCFVLSGILAIVLAYSFCVLLRNRRKLRRATAEAYQKAEHDTEAQDGELRPMLTRTSDIPFGARALQRGVQVEGIWISSSEAVDQLPKEPAPAISPPSTPVTTGSPLKKASLVDANDDKGILPPTPQVTAPLRALNGNDIGNEGAPSISTNIPRASLHSIRTAATHLEPRASHEPGPRLSRQWFGPRSSWLNKAPETYKRKSGVEGRYVRPSSEEIRRRFSKLFDEQLQAQPLETFQLGPMFLSAECDKKRVSRSSRL; encoded by the exons ATGAAGTTCTGGGTCGGCTGGGAAATGTGGCAGAAGCTATGCTTC GTGCTCTCAGGCATTCTG GCTATCGTCCTCGCCTATTCCTTCTGCGTTCTCCTCCGCAACCGAAGAAAGCTCAGACGCGCTACGGCAGAAGCATACCAGAAAGCGGAGCATGATACCGAAGCGCAGGATGGCGAATTGCGTCCGATGTTGACCCGTACAAGCGATATCCCGTTCGGTGCCAGGGCTCTCCAACGAGGTGTCCAGGTTGAGGGTATTTGGATCTCTAGCAGCGAAGCGGTGGATCAACTCCCCAAAGAGCCTGCGCCGGCTATAAGCCCTCCATCCACCCCTGTCACCACCGGCTCGCCCTTGAAGAAAGCGTCCTTGGTAGATGCCAATGATGACAAGGGAATTCTCCCCCCGACACCACAGGTGACTGCCCCTTTGAGAGCATTGAATGGAAATGATATAGGCAACGAAGGGGCTCCCAGCATCTCAACGAACATACCTCGTGCAAGCCTACACTCTATCCGGACAGCCGCAACGCACCTTGAGCCGCGAGCCTCGCATGAACCGGGACCACGCCTTTCAAGACAATGGTTCGGCCCCCGTAGCTCGTGGTTGAACAAGGCCCCAGAAACATACAAACGGAAATCAGGAGTCGAAG GAAGATACGTTCGTCCATCATCCGAAGAAATCAGACGACGTTTCAGCAAGCTCTTTGACGAACAGCTCCAAGCACAACCATTGGAAACATTTCAGCTAGGCCCTATGTTCCTTAGCGCGGAGTGTGACAAAAAGCGGGTGTCCAGGTCGTCGCGCCTGTAG